A region of Hevea brasiliensis isolate MT/VB/25A 57/8 unplaced genomic scaffold, ASM3005281v1 Scaf263, whole genome shotgun sequence DNA encodes the following proteins:
- the LOC131176882 gene encoding 50S ribosomal protein L2, chloroplastic, with protein MAIHLYKTSTPSTRNGAVDSQAKSNTRNTRKNLIYGQHRCGKGRNARGIITARHRGGGHKRLYRKIDFRRNEKDIYGRIVTIEYDPNRNAYICLIHYGDGEKRYILHPRGAIIGDTVISGTEVPIKMGNALPLSAVLIDQKEESTSTDMPLGTAIHNIEITLGKGGQLARAAGAVAKLIAKEGKSATLKLPSGEVRLISKNCSATVGQVGNTGVNQKNLGRAGSKCWLGKRPVVRGVVMNPVDHPHGGGEGRAPIGRKKPATPWGYPALGRRSRKRNKYSDNLILRRRSK; from the exons ATGGCGATACATTTATACAAAACTTCTACCCCGAGCACACGCAATGGAGCCGTAGACAGTCAAGCGAAATCCAATACACGAAATACACGAAAGAATTTGATCTATGGACAGCATCGTTGTGGTAAAGGCCGTAATGCCAGAGGAATCATTACCGCAAGACATAGAGGGGGAGGTCATAAGCGTCTATACCGTAAAATCGATTTTCGACGGAATGAAAAAGACATATATGGTAGAATCGTAACCATAGAATACGACCCTAATCGAAATGCATACATTTGTCTCATACACTATGGGGATGGTGAGAAGAGATATATTTTACATCCCAGAGGGGCTATAATTGGAGATACCGTTATTTCTGGTACAGAAGTTCCTATAAAAATGGGAAATGCCCTACCTTTGAGTGCG GTTTTGATTGATCAAAAAGAAGAATCTACTTCAACCGATATGCCCTTAGGCACGGCCATACATAAcatagaaatcacacttggaaagggTGGACAATTAGCTAGAGCTGCAGGTGCTGTAGCGAAACTGATTGCAAAAGAGGGGAAATCAGCCACATTAAAATTACCTTCGGGGGAGGTTCGTTTAATATCCAAAAACTGCTCAGCAACAGTCGGACAAGTAGGGAATACTGGGGTGAACCAGAAAAATTTGGGTAGAGCCGGATCTAAATGTTGGCTAGGTAAGCGTCCTGTAGTAAGAGGAGTAGTTATGAACCCTGTAGACCATCCCCATGGGGGTGGTGAAGGGAGGGCCCCAATTGGTAGAAAAAAACCCGCAACCCCTTGGGGTTATCCTGCACTTGGAAGAAGAAGTAGAAAAAGGAATAAATATAGTGATAATTTGATTCTTCGTCGCCGTAGTAAATAG
- the LOC110668827 gene encoding photosystem II protein D1 produces MTAILERRESESLWGRFCNWITSTENRLYIGWFGVLMIPTLLTATSVFIIAFIAAPPVDIDGIREPVSGSLLYGNNIISGAIIPTSAAIGLHFYPIWEAASVDEWLYNGGPYELIVLHFLLGVACYMGREWELSFRLGMRPWIAVAYSAPVAAATAVFLIYPIGQGSFSDGMPLGISGTFNFMIVFQAEHNILMHPFHMLGVAGVFGGSLFSAMHGSLVTSSLIRETTENESANEGYRFGQEEETYNIVAAHGYFGRLIFQYASFNNSRSLHFFLAAWPVVGIWFTALGISTMAFNLNGFNFNQSVVDSQGRVINTWADIINRANLGMEVMHERNAHNFPLDLAAVEVPSTNG; encoded by the coding sequence ATGACTGCAATTTTAGAGAGACGCGAAAGCGAAAGCCTATGGGGTCGTTTCTGTAACTGGATAACCAGCACTGAAAACCGTCTTTACATTGGATGGTTTGGTGTTTTGATGATCCCTACTTTATTGACCGCAACTTCTGTATTTATTATCGCTTTCATTGCTGCCCCTCCGGTAGATATTGATGGTATTCGTGAACCTGTTTCTGGATCTCTACTTTATGGAAACAATATTATTTCTGGTGCCATTATTCCTACTTCTGCGGCTATAGGTTTGCATTTTTACCCAATATGGGAAGCGGCATCCGTTGATGAATGGTTATACAATGGCGGTCCTTATGAGCTAATTGTTCTACACTTCTTACTTGGTGTAGCTTGTTACATGGGTCGTGAGTGGGAACTTAGTTTCCGTCTGGGTATGCGCCCTTGGATTGCTGTTGCATATTCAGCTCCTGTTGCAGCTGCTACTGCTGTTTTCTTGATTTATCCAATTGGTCAGGGAAGCTTTTCTGATGGTATGCCTCTAGGAATCTCTGGTACTTTCAACTTTATGATTGTATTCCAGGCTGAGCACAACATCCTTATGCACCCATTTCACATGTTAGGCGTAGCTGGTGTATTCGGCGGCTCCCTATTCAGTGCTATGCATGGTTCCTTGGTAACCTCTAGTTTGATCAGGGAAACCACAGAAAATGAATCTGCTAATGAAGGTTACAGATTCGGTCAAGAGGAAGAAACTTATAATATCGTAGCTGCTCATGGTTATTTTGGCCGATTGATCTTCCAATATGCTAGTTTCAACAACTCTCGTTCTTTACATTTCTTCCTAGCTGCTTGGCCTGTAGTAGGTATTTGGTTCACTGCTTTAGGTATTAGCACTATGGCTTTCAACCTAAATGGTTTCAATTTCAACCAATCTGTAGTTGATAGTCAAGGTCGTGTAATTAATACCTGGGCTGATATTATTAACCGTGCTAACCTTGGTATGGAAGTTATGCATGAACGTAATGCTCATAACTTCCCTCTAGACCTAGCTGCTGTCGAAGTTCCATCTACAAATGGATAA